One window of Anaerolineales bacterium genomic DNA carries:
- a CDS encoding DUF2007 domain-containing protein, translated as MDEMKYGLLTELHSRMQADLLESYLEANGVDVELFQESVGHTAFPVTIDGLGLVRVFVPKDKLKTAKTLLEKFTSE; from the coding sequence AAATGAAATACGGGTTATTGACCGAACTCCACAGCCGGATGCAGGCTGACCTGCTCGAGAGTTATCTCGAAGCCAACGGCGTGGATGTGGAGTTGTTCCAGGAATCGGTCGGGCACACGGCGTTTCCGGTGACGATCGACGGGCTTGGGCTGGTGCGTGTCTTTGTTCCCAAAGATAAACTTAAAACGGCAAAAACCCTGTTGGAAAAATTCACTTCGGAGTAA